The segment TTAAATTTCATGCATGATGATATAAATGTGTATATGCCTGGCTGTGCAGGATGCGTCAAAGAATGGTGTTCTTGCTGTACAGACACTGAGAAACAATATAATGGCATCGACCCTATTGGCTTCCACAGCAATAATGCTTAGCTCCCTCATTGCGGTTTTGATGACAAGTCGCAGCTGGGATAAATCAGCATTTCTTGTGTTTGGAGACATGAGTGAGCTTGGCTTCTCCATAAAGTTCTTCTCCATATTGGTGTGCTTCTTGGTTGCTTTCCTTTTCAACGTGCAGTCTATAAGGTACTACAGCCATGCAAGTATCCTCATCAACGTTCCTTTCAAGAAGATGTCCATAGATCACCATTATCAACATCTCACTGCTGAGTATGTTGCTAAGACAGTGAATAGGGGAAGCTATTTCTGGTCTTTAGGATTGCGTGCCTTCTACTTCtcctttcctttgtttttgtgGATCTTTGGGCCCATCCCCATGTtcttgtcctgtt is part of the Quercus robur chromosome 9, dhQueRobu3.1, whole genome shotgun sequence genome and harbors:
- the LOC126699878 gene encoding uncharacterized protein LOC126699878, coding for MEKKFLDFIFVPSGLVVMLSYHMWLLYRIMKHPNKTVIGINTFNRRFWVQAMMEDASKNGVLAVQTLRNNIMASTLLASTAIMLSSLIAVLMTSRSWDKSAFLVFGDMSELGFSIKFFSILVCFLVAFLFNVQSIRYYSHASILINVPFKKMSIDHHYQHLTAEYVAKTVNRGSYFWSLGLRAFYFSFPLFLWIFGPIPMFLSCFVLVFMLYFLDVAFELGWTDSVTADKDEELGRET